The following proteins are encoded in a genomic region of Shinella zoogloeoides:
- a CDS encoding SDR family oxidoreductase, whose product MTSSTADRGTVLITGASRGLGRTLADLYAAAGLRVIACMRQASPGAEALDVADEGSIAALGERLQGQPVDIVINNAAVRGDTGGLGSLATGDFLEVMRINALAPLLLARALRPNLLAGRRKVLVNISSRAGSLAEGTIDDEDGDYAYRCSKAALNMATVKLAQDFRRDGIAVISLHPGWVRTDMGGAEAAIDVAESAAGLKALIDATTPAETGSFRAYDGRTVAW is encoded by the coding sequence ATGACGTCAAGCACCGCTGACAGGGGAACGGTCCTCATCACCGGCGCCTCGCGCGGGCTCGGCCGGACGCTTGCCGATCTCTATGCAGCGGCGGGCCTGCGCGTCATCGCCTGCATGCGGCAGGCTTCGCCCGGTGCCGAAGCGCTCGACGTTGCGGATGAGGGCTCCATCGCCGCGCTCGGCGAGAGGTTGCAAGGCCAGCCGGTCGATATCGTCATCAACAATGCGGCGGTCCGCGGCGATACCGGTGGCCTCGGCTCGCTGGCGACGGGCGACTTCCTCGAGGTCATGCGCATCAATGCGCTTGCGCCCCTGCTGCTTGCCCGTGCGCTCCGGCCCAATCTTCTGGCCGGCCGTCGCAAGGTCCTCGTCAATATCAGCAGCCGCGCCGGCTCGCTGGCCGAAGGCACGATCGACGACGAGGACGGCGACTACGCTTACCGCTGCTCCAAGGCGGCGCTCAACATGGCGACGGTCAAGCTCGCGCAGGATTTCCGCCGCGACGGCATCGCCGTGATTTCGCTGCATCCCGGCTGGGTGCGCACGGATATGGGCGGCGCGGAAGCCGCCATCGACGTGGCCGAGAGCGCGGCGGGCCTGAAGGCCCTGATCGACGCCACGACACCTGCCGAAACCGGAAGTTTCCGGGCTTACGACGGCCGCACGGTCGCCTGGTAA